In Terriglobia bacterium, a genomic segment contains:
- a CDS encoding PAS domain S-box protein — MPDTDQRASAFLPEAHGPGSTPASDSARLEQFERRQNELWQQAFLLLFILTIFFAWISWDSTRILANQYKVLPIGLVVLVALFGLHTWRKSREIHRLRELLRGLQRDAAPPSEKQLDHLYGLITRSQQGYRELIDSFGEILLALTPKGNVRAANRSFAELVGAPFPQIIGRPILDFLEAAEAGGQKADEHSLQHFLEQRHWAGVVKTQVRGSNTPRYFDCVAHAMVRGDKVHGITLLARDITVLRESEARFTELFETLQEGIYIVTPDERIVDVNPALVRMLGYDSKEELLGRRVSEFFEDSQDVTRFLREAEGRAGMQVREVRLRRKEGVPVVCLNTATTVRDASGAVLRYQGALMDMTEQRKMERRLYKEQEFARQLVESFPDLILVLDTAGHYTFVSGQVKEILGYDLDETENMTFGDRTHPEDRTALHTLFDEVVAGKKTFASLETRIQHRQGDWRRMRLHFSPLTSESGKIEGVVISARDVTQLKRLEEQLIQSEKLAAMGQMLAGVAHELNNPLTAVLGITELLRERADLDAAAQRQLELTHRQARRAARIVQNLLDFSRPAAPQKKLLSVSPLVERTLQLHEHSLRQSKIAVEFHPDPALPSVMGDANQLVQVFLNLITNAEHAIREVRDSGKILVRLHRAGDRVAVTIQDDGVGIHQEALPKLFDPFYTTKRPGGGTGLGLSICMAIVREHHGSIEAETLPGGGSAFTVWLPAAGQPQAASTVMDTAAHTVGELRQMADVLKGRSVLVVDDEESIRQLLEEGLTAQGLHVDSAADCAGALACVQRIEYDAILCDLNLTVGGVSGKETAERILSAQARKPAIIFMTGDLMTAAGADAEGGPRWRLQKPFRVSEALAILVEVFSASNESLAK, encoded by the coding sequence ATGCCCGATACTGACCAGCGCGCCTCCGCTTTTCTTCCGGAAGCCCACGGCCCGGGCAGCACCCCTGCAAGCGATTCCGCTCGGCTGGAGCAGTTCGAGCGGCGGCAGAACGAACTGTGGCAGCAGGCCTTTCTCCTGCTTTTCATCCTGACGATTTTCTTCGCATGGATTTCCTGGGATTCGACGCGCATCCTGGCAAACCAATACAAAGTGCTGCCCATCGGTCTGGTGGTGCTGGTAGCCCTGTTCGGCTTGCATACGTGGAGGAAGTCGCGGGAGATCCACCGATTGCGCGAGCTGTTGCGCGGACTGCAGCGGGACGCCGCGCCGCCCAGCGAGAAGCAGCTCGACCACCTGTACGGACTGATTACCCGCTCGCAGCAGGGATACCGCGAACTCATTGATTCGTTCGGCGAAATACTCCTGGCGCTCACGCCGAAGGGAAACGTGCGCGCGGCCAACCGGAGTTTCGCGGAACTGGTGGGAGCGCCCTTTCCCCAGATCATTGGCCGTCCGATCCTGGATTTTCTGGAGGCAGCGGAGGCTGGCGGACAGAAGGCGGACGAGCACTCTCTGCAGCACTTCCTGGAGCAGCGCCACTGGGCGGGTGTGGTGAAGACGCAGGTGCGGGGCAGCAATACGCCGCGCTATTTCGATTGCGTGGCGCACGCCATGGTCCGCGGCGACAAGGTGCACGGGATCACGCTGCTGGCGCGGGACATCACCGTGCTGCGCGAGAGCGAGGCGCGCTTTACGGAGCTGTTCGAAACCCTGCAGGAAGGCATCTACATCGTCACCCCGGACGAGCGCATCGTGGACGTCAATCCGGCCCTGGTGCGCATGCTGGGCTACGACTCCAAAGAAGAGTTGCTGGGCCGGCGGGTTTCCGAGTTCTTCGAGGATTCGCAGGACGTAACACGTTTTTTGCGGGAGGCAGAAGGCAGGGCGGGGATGCAGGTGCGGGAGGTCCGGCTGCGGCGGAAGGAAGGCGTGCCGGTGGTCTGCCTGAATACGGCCACGACGGTGCGCGATGCCTCCGGAGCGGTGCTGCGCTATCAGGGCGCGCTGATGGACATGACCGAGCAGCGGAAGATGGAGCGGCGGCTGTACAAGGAGCAAGAGTTCGCGCGCCAGCTCGTGGAGAGCTTTCCGGACCTGATCCTGGTGCTGGATACGGCCGGGCACTACACGTTTGTCAGCGGGCAGGTGAAGGAAATTCTGGGCTACGACCTGGACGAAACCGAGAATATGACCTTCGGGGACCGCACCCACCCGGAAGATCGCACCGCGCTGCACACGCTGTTCGACGAGGTGGTGGCGGGGAAAAAGACGTTCGCGTCGCTGGAGACTCGCATTCAGCACAGGCAGGGCGACTGGCGGCGGATGCGGCTGCATTTCAGCCCGCTGACCAGCGAGTCCGGAAAAATCGAGGGAGTGGTGATTTCGGCGCGGGACGTCACGCAGCTCAAGCGCCTGGAAGAGCAGCTCATCCAGTCGGAAAAGCTGGCGGCCATGGGGCAGATGCTTGCCGGCGTGGCGCACGAACTCAATAATCCGCTCACCGCCGTTCTGGGGATCACCGAGCTGCTCCGGGAGCGCGCCGACCTGGACGCCGCGGCTCAGAGGCAGCTGGAGTTGACGCACCGCCAGGCGCGGCGTGCGGCGCGAATCGTGCAGAACCTGCTGGATTTTTCGCGGCCGGCCGCGCCGCAGAAAAAGCTACTGAGCGTCAGCCCGCTCGTCGAGCGCACCCTGCAGCTCCACGAGCACTCCCTGCGGCAGAGCAAGATCGCCGTGGAATTCCACCCCGACCCGGCGCTGCCCTCGGTGATGGGAGACGCCAACCAGCTTGTCCAGGTATTTCTCAACCTGATCACCAACGCGGAACACGCGATTCGCGAAGTGCGCGATTCCGGGAAGATTTTGGTGCGCTTGCATCGTGCGGGAGACCGCGTCGCGGTGACCATCCAGGACGATGGTGTGGGGATCCATCAGGAAGCGCTGCCGAAGCTCTTTGACCCGTTCTACACGACGAAGCGGCCGGGAGGCGGCACGGGGCTGGGATTGAGCATCTGCATGGCGATTGTGCGCGAGCATCACGGGAGCATCGAAGCCGAAACGCTGCCGGGAGGCGGGTCGGCGTTCACCGTGTGGCTGCCCGCGGCAGGGCAGCCGCAGGCGGCTTCCACGGTGATGGACACGGCGGCGCACACTGTCGGCGAGCTGCGGCAGATGGCCGACGTCCTCAAGGGCCGCTCGGTCCTTGTGGTGGATGACGAGGAAAGCATCCGCCAACTGCTCGAAGAAGGGCTGACGGCGCAGGGACTGCATGTGGATTCCGCGGCGGATTGCGCGGGGGCGCTGGCGTGCGTGCAGCGCATCGAATATGACGCGATTCTGTGCGATCTCAATCTGACGGTGGGCGGGGTGAGCGGCAAGGAGACGGCCGAGCGCATTCTGAGCGCGCAAGCGCGCAAACCCGCGATCATCTTCATGACCGGGGACCTGATGACCGCTGCCGGCGCCGATGCCGAGGGCGGGCCGCGCTGGAGGCTGCAGAAACCCTTCCGCGTTTCGGAGGCGCTGGCGATACTTGTCGAGGTCTTCTCCGCCAGTAATGAGTCTCTCGCGAAATAG
- a CDS encoding DinB family protein: MPSLDPLLETLNVSRTELLHTADSVAPGQWLARPAAKAWSTAEVIAHLTMVERTVTDAAGRVLLHPPKPLPFFRRLHWPLWIVARRILRRKSPIPLDPALLGAKENMLAELRAARVRTLAFLTGTRDRDLRAYSWPHPFLGNLNFYDWFRLLANHEVRHTKQILEIVDTLRK, from the coding sequence ATGCCTTCTCTCGATCCTCTCCTGGAAACTCTCAACGTTTCGCGGACTGAACTCCTGCATACCGCAGACTCCGTGGCTCCGGGACAGTGGCTGGCCAGGCCCGCGGCGAAGGCGTGGTCAACCGCCGAAGTGATCGCGCATCTGACCATGGTGGAACGAACAGTGACGGACGCCGCGGGCCGTGTCCTCCTGCACCCGCCAAAGCCGCTCCCTTTCTTCCGGCGCCTGCACTGGCCGCTGTGGATCGTCGCCCGGCGTATCTTGCGCCGCAAATCACCGATTCCCCTGGATCCGGCGCTTCTGGGTGCAAAAGAAAATATGCTGGCGGAATTGCGCGCGGCCCGCGTGCGCACACTCGCGTTTCTTACGGGAACACGCGACCGGGATCTCCGTGCGTACAGCTGGCCGCACCCGTTTCTCGGCAATCTGAATTTCTACGATTGGTTTCGCCTTCTGGCCAATCACGAAGTGCGCCACACCAAACAAATCCTGGAAATCGTAGACACCTTACGGAAATAG
- the gatA gene encoding Asp-tRNA(Asn)/Glu-tRNA(Gln) amidotransferase subunit GatA, producing MATNWTIDGVREALAAKNISARELTAEFYKRIEARNWELNAFLALSPERAYDQADRVDTLIAAGKPLPPLAGVPIAIKDTISTRGVATTCGSKMLKNYFPPYDATAVERLEAAGAVLLGKTNCDEFAMGSSNENSAYGPVGNPAAPGCVPGGSSGGSAAAVAAGLAVAALGTDTGGSIRQPGSFCGIPAMMGSYGRVSRYGLIAFASSLDRIGPLATSVRDIAAILGVIAGRDPRDATSTTDPVPDYITEAAKPVKGLRLGIPKEYFGAGMDPGVRRKIEAGIALFKSLGCELVEVTMPHTDYAIATYYIIATAEASSNLARYDGVRFGLRVNGDSLVGMYRKTRGTGFGAEVKRRIVLGTYVLSAGYYDAYYLKGQKVRTLIAQDFQNAFTKVDAILTPTSPVPPFKLGERTADPLQMYLADIYTVTGSLAGLPGISVPCGKLPGGLPVGLQIFAPAFAETRALQLAQAFELAGGANL from the coding sequence ATGGCGACGAACTGGACAATCGACGGCGTACGAGAGGCCCTCGCGGCGAAGAATATCTCCGCCCGCGAGCTGACCGCCGAATTCTACAAGCGCATCGAAGCGCGCAACTGGGAGCTCAACGCCTTCCTGGCGCTTTCCCCGGAACGCGCCTACGACCAGGCCGATCGCGTGGACACCCTCATCGCCGCCGGCAAGCCCTTGCCCCCGCTGGCCGGCGTCCCCATCGCCATCAAGGACACCATCAGCACCCGCGGCGTGGCCACCACCTGTGGCTCGAAGATGCTGAAAAACTATTTCCCGCCCTATGACGCCACCGCCGTCGAAAGGCTCGAAGCCGCCGGCGCCGTTCTCCTCGGCAAGACCAATTGCGACGAATTCGCCATGGGCAGCTCCAATGAAAACTCCGCCTACGGCCCGGTAGGCAATCCCGCGGCCCCCGGCTGCGTCCCCGGCGGTTCCAGCGGCGGCTCCGCGGCCGCCGTGGCGGCGGGCCTGGCCGTCGCCGCTCTGGGCACGGACACCGGCGGCTCCATCCGCCAACCCGGCTCCTTCTGCGGCATTCCAGCCATGATGGGCAGCTACGGCCGCGTCTCGCGCTACGGCCTGATCGCCTTCGCCTCCTCGCTGGACCGCATCGGCCCTCTCGCTACCTCGGTGCGCGACATCGCCGCGATCCTGGGCGTCATCGCCGGGCGCGATCCCCGCGACGCCACCTCCACCACCGACCCGGTTCCCGACTACATCACCGAAGCCGCCAAGCCTGTCAAAGGCCTGCGCCTGGGCATTCCCAAAGAATATTTCGGCGCGGGCATGGACCCCGGCGTCCGCCGGAAGATCGAGGCGGGCATCGCCCTTTTCAAATCGCTGGGCTGCGAACTCGTCGAAGTAACCATGCCACACACCGACTACGCCATCGCCACCTACTACATCATCGCCACCGCCGAAGCCAGTTCCAACCTGGCGCGCTACGACGGCGTGCGCTTTGGCCTGCGCGTTAACGGCGATTCTCTCGTCGGCATGTACCGCAAGACACGCGGCACGGGCTTCGGCGCGGAGGTCAAGCGCCGCATCGTCCTCGGTACCTATGTTCTCTCCGCCGGCTACTACGACGCCTACTATCTCAAGGGCCAGAAGGTGCGCACCCTGATCGCCCAGGATTTCCAGAACGCCTTCACCAAGGTGGACGCCATCCTCACCCCCACGTCGCCGGTGCCGCCCTTTAAGCTGGGGGAGCGCACGGCCGATCCCCTGCAAATGTATCTTGCTGATATATATACGGTTACTGGATCGCTCGCGGGCCTCCCAGGCATCTCCGTGCCCTGCGGCAAACTTCCCGGCGGCCTGCCCGTCGGCCTGCAGATCTTCGCCCCGGCCTTCGCCGAAACACGCGCCCTGCAGTTGGCCCAGGCTTTCGAACTGGCGGGCGGCGCAAACCTTTGA
- the gatC gene encoding Asp-tRNA(Asn)/Glu-tRNA(Gln) amidotransferase subunit GatC, with protein MKISREDVLRVADLAYLELREAEIETYRSQLDSILEYIGKLNELDTTGVAPMAQVLSSDQAADATLREDTVLPCDVAGDVLQHAPDPEPPYFRVPKVIER; from the coding sequence ATGAAGATCAGCCGGGAAGATGTGCTGCGGGTGGCCGACCTGGCCTACCTGGAGTTGCGCGAAGCGGAGATCGAAACTTACCGCTCGCAGCTCGATTCCATTCTCGAATACATCGGCAAGCTCAACGAGCTGGACACCACCGGCGTCGCGCCTATGGCCCAGGTGCTCTCCAGCGACCAGGCCGCCGACGCCACCCTGCGCGAGGACACCGTCCTGCCCTGCGACGTGGCCGGGGACGTCCTCCAGCATGCCCCGGACCCCGAGCCGCCCTATTTCCGCGTCCCCAAGGTCATCGAGAGATAG
- the ispG gene encoding flavodoxin-dependent (E)-4-hydroxy-3-methylbut-2-enyl-diphosphate synthase, which produces MLDQIKGFDTTGARHPRRKTYGVKVGHVQVGGGAPIVVQSMTNTDTVNVAATFQQTVELAEAGSEIVRWTVNVPEAAAAVPLLKKRLLDAGCIAPIIGDFHYNGHVLLAKYPDCAKSLDKYRINPGNVGAGQRRDEQFSTICKIARDNNKPVRIGVNGGSLNQELVMRKMQENTDKNLGKESEEIINDCMVLSALESTELALESGLRHDQIIISCKTSRPRDLITVYRDLSAKTEQPLHLGLTEAGMGTKGLVWSAASLGVLLHEGIGDTIRISLTPRPGGDRREEVYAACELLQALGLRSFAPSVTACPGCGRTTSSTFQELAERIQDYIRDMMPTWKAQYDGVETMTLAVMGCIVNGPGESKAANIGISLPGTGEAPRCPVYIDGEKNVTLEGTYDELAAAFQALVDKYVAAKYPRKSAAIPAK; this is translated from the coding sequence ATGCTCGACCAGATCAAAGGCTTTGACACCACCGGTGCGCGCCACCCCCGCCGCAAGACCTACGGCGTGAAAGTCGGCCACGTCCAGGTGGGCGGCGGCGCGCCCATCGTCGTGCAGTCCATGACCAACACGGACACCGTCAACGTCGCAGCCACCTTCCAGCAGACCGTCGAGCTCGCTGAAGCCGGCTCCGAGATCGTGCGCTGGACCGTCAACGTCCCGGAAGCCGCCGCCGCGGTTCCGCTGCTGAAGAAGCGTCTCCTCGACGCCGGCTGCATCGCGCCCATCATCGGCGACTTCCACTACAACGGCCATGTCCTGCTCGCCAAATATCCGGACTGCGCCAAGTCTCTCGACAAGTACCGCATCAATCCCGGCAACGTCGGCGCCGGACAGCGCCGCGACGAACAGTTCTCCACCATCTGCAAGATCGCCCGCGACAACAACAAGCCCGTGCGTATCGGCGTCAACGGCGGCTCCCTCAACCAGGAGCTGGTCATGCGCAAGATGCAGGAGAACACCGACAAGAACCTCGGCAAGGAATCCGAGGAGATCATCAACGATTGCATGGTCCTCTCCGCTCTGGAATCCACCGAGCTGGCTCTGGAATCCGGCCTGCGCCACGACCAGATCATCATCTCCTGCAAGACCTCGCGCCCCCGCGACCTCATCACCGTCTATCGCGATCTCTCCGCAAAGACCGAGCAGCCACTGCACCTCGGCCTCACCGAAGCCGGCATGGGCACCAAGGGCCTGGTCTGGTCCGCCGCCTCGCTCGGCGTGCTGCTCCACGAAGGCATCGGCGATACCATCCGCATCTCGCTCACCCCGCGCCCCGGCGGCGACCGCCGCGAAGAGGTTTATGCCGCGTGCGAACTGCTGCAGGCGCTTGGCCTGCGCTCTTTCGCGCCCAGCGTCACCGCCTGCCCCGGCTGCGGCCGCACCACCAGCAGCACCTTTCAGGAGCTGGCCGAGCGTATCCAGGACTACATCCGCGACATGATGCCCACCTGGAAGGCGCAGTACGACGGCGTCGAAACCATGACTTTGGCCGTCATGGGCTGCATCGTCAACGGCCCCGGCGAATCCAAGGCCGCCAACATCGGCATCAGCCTCCCGGGCACCGGCGAGGCCCCGCGATGCCCCGTGTACATCGACGGCGAGAAGAACGTCACCCTCGAAGGCACCTACGACGAGCTGGCCGCCGCCTTCCAAGCCCTCGTCGACAAGTACGTCGCCGCCAAGTACCCCCGCAAATCCGCCGCCATTCCCGCGAAGTAG
- a CDS encoding tetratricopeptide repeat protein yields the protein MSADRTASGTPGAPSAVHPSRVAFLVFLAVVTALPYLPALRYGFVYDDDVQVVNNPAIRNWSSVPAYFVSSVWGFHDPAAAKNYYRPLFFLWLRLNDALFGQHAPGWHLASLALHLAATLLVFSLFQRHFRDPWIAAAGALLFGVHPVHLESVVWVSGATDALAALGVLGSLLLWLRHTEAPRPALRLAALACYAAALLCKETSIVLPAIVFLYVLAGVAPATEALHGFANRFRRAIREILPLLGVTALYLAARFAVLHGFREESHWLSARTVFFSAPALVLFYLRQLVWPAGLSLFYDFPLVGSPGSSAFWLPLIVLGLVAACAWLWWRRSRDAAIPAAAAWFALPLLPVLNIAFFQQDDFVHDRYLYLPSIALALVCCSLLKSFQRFAAADSAPRSFSPSLGIAALLIVALSFATAAQASPWRDNLALYSHAVARAPRNTMARNNLASQFAERGRLDEAAAIFGGIVLDRPDFWLANYNFGYVNYRLKRLDAAETFLRRAIAINPSDADQYSYLGMTYYREGRFPEAAAQLRLAIARKPAGAGYHMALGLVLLQLGDRNAAKAAFLEELRYHPDSQPASQQLALVEQALASAPSSPPR from the coding sequence ATGAGCGCGGATCGCACCGCTTCCGGCACACCCGGCGCACCTTCCGCCGTGCACCCGTCTCGCGTGGCTTTTCTGGTCTTTCTTGCGGTCGTCACCGCGCTTCCCTACCTGCCGGCCCTGCGCTACGGCTTCGTCTACGACGACGATGTGCAGGTGGTGAACAACCCCGCGATCCGTAACTGGAGTTCCGTGCCCGCCTACTTTGTTTCCTCGGTCTGGGGCTTCCATGATCCCGCGGCGGCGAAAAACTACTATCGCCCGTTGTTCTTCCTCTGGCTGCGGCTCAACGATGCCCTGTTCGGCCAGCACGCCCCGGGCTGGCACCTCGCGAGTCTCGCCCTGCACCTGGCGGCGACCCTGTTGGTTTTTTCTCTGTTCCAGCGCCACTTCCGCGATCCCTGGATCGCCGCCGCCGGCGCCCTGCTCTTCGGCGTGCACCCCGTGCATCTCGAATCCGTGGTCTGGGTTTCCGGAGCGACTGATGCGCTGGCCGCTCTCGGAGTCCTGGGAAGCCTCCTTCTCTGGCTGCGTCACACGGAGGCGCCGCGCCCTGCTCTGCGCCTCGCCGCACTCGCCTGTTATGCCGCAGCCCTCTTGTGCAAGGAGACCTCGATCGTGCTCCCGGCGATCGTTTTCCTCTATGTACTGGCCGGGGTCGCCCCCGCCACCGAAGCCCTTCACGGCTTCGCCAACCGCTTCCGGAGGGCCATACGCGAAATACTGCCCTTGCTCGGCGTCACGGCTCTTTACCTGGCGGCGCGCTTCGCCGTGCTCCACGGTTTCCGGGAGGAATCACACTGGCTTTCCGCCCGCACCGTCTTTTTCTCCGCACCTGCGCTTGTTTTGTTCTATCTCCGCCAGCTCGTCTGGCCCGCGGGACTCAGCCTCTTCTATGATTTCCCTCTGGTCGGGAGCCCGGGGAGTTCCGCCTTCTGGCTTCCGTTGATCGTCCTCGGCCTCGTCGCCGCCTGCGCCTGGCTCTGGTGGCGCCGCTCCCGGGATGCCGCCATCCCGGCGGCCGCCGCGTGGTTCGCCCTGCCCCTTCTCCCCGTCCTGAACATCGCCTTCTTTCAGCAGGACGATTTCGTCCACGACCGCTATCTTTATCTCCCCAGCATCGCCCTGGCCCTGGTCTGCTGCTCGCTGCTGAAGAGCTTCCAGCGCTTCGCGGCTGCCGATTCTGCGCCGCGCTCGTTTTCTCCCAGCCTGGGCATCGCCGCTCTGCTGATCGTCGCGCTGAGCTTCGCTACGGCGGCACAGGCCTCGCCCTGGCGCGACAATCTTGCGCTCTACTCTCACGCCGTCGCCCGCGCTCCCCGCAACACCATGGCCCGCAACAATCTCGCCTCCCAGTTCGCAGAGCGCGGCCGCCTGGATGAGGCTGCCGCCATCTTCGGAGGGATCGTCCTCGACCGGCCGGACTTCTGGCTGGCCAACTACAACTTCGGCTACGTGAACTACCGGCTGAAGCGCCTGGACGCCGCCGAAACCTTCCTGCGCCGCGCCATCGCCATCAATCCCTCGGATGCCGATCAATATTCCTATCTAGGCATGACCTATTACCGCGAAGGGCGCTTCCCGGAAGCCGCCGCGCAGTTGCGCCTGGCCATCGCCCGCAAACCCGCCGGCGCCGGCTACCACATGGCCCTCGGCCTGGTCCTGTTGCAGCTGGGCGACCGCAACGCCGCCAAAGCCGCGTTCCTCGAAGAACTGCGCTACCACCCCGACAGCCAGCCCGCCAGCCAGCAACTCGCCCTCGTTGAACAGGCCCTCGCCTCCGCCCCATCCAGCCCTCCTCGCTAA
- a CDS encoding HDIG domain-containing protein: MPTRDDAWKLLCEYTASESLRKHALAVEACVRAYARKNGADEELWGLTALLHDFDYERWPNATHAADQEHPAEGVKILRELGYSEEITRAILSHADYTGVLRKSPLEHTLFACDELAGFLTACAYIRPSKSILDLEISSVKKRLKDKAFARGVSREDVLKGAEELGLPLEEHIAFCIAALREHADALGLRGTIA; the protein is encoded by the coding sequence ATGCCCACCCGCGACGATGCCTGGAAGCTGCTCTGCGAATACACGGCCTCGGAAAGCCTGCGCAAACACGCTCTGGCCGTCGAAGCCTGCGTCCGCGCCTACGCCCGCAAGAACGGCGCTGACGAGGAACTCTGGGGCCTCACCGCCCTGCTCCACGATTTCGACTACGAACGCTGGCCCAACGCCACCCATGCCGCCGACCAGGAGCATCCCGCCGAAGGCGTCAAGATCCTGCGCGAGCTCGGCTACTCCGAAGAGATCACCCGCGCCATCCTCTCCCACGCCGATTACACCGGCGTCCTCCGCAAATCCCCCCTCGAACACACCCTCTTCGCCTGCGACGAGCTCGCCGGCTTCCTCACCGCCTGCGCCTACATCCGTCCCTCCAAGAGCATCCTCGATCTCGAAATCAGCTCCGTGAAGAAACGCCTCAAGGACAAAGCCTTCGCCCGCGGCGTCAGCCGCGAGGATGTCCTCAAGGGCGCCGAAGAGCTGGGCCTCCCCCTCGAAGAACACATCGCCTTCTGCATCGCCGCCCTGCGCGAACACGCCGACGCCCTGGGACTCCGCGGAACCATCGCCTAG
- a CDS encoding helix-turn-helix domain-containing protein: protein MSAQNEAMSTFEMDREVIRCKTCGLVQYRTRTGNCRRCVRALPQRLEFLIPPPAPLEEAGAEPAQEKLVNQETVENIGQRIRQLRESRGMTQSQLQSRSKVSRSYLSRIESGQMTPSLGTLEKISEALGVGLNRFFIPESDGEALLEDPFIQGLRPFLRQLDWEQWQSILKRLQAISDHVSGGPITLRPIGNPARLTPAVPGHGQFGHANNGNGHMSGHLNDQTAHLQNSAQGGYLRRPGAPVYQRPLAR, encoded by the coding sequence GTGTCGGCACAAAACGAAGCGATGAGCACGTTCGAAATGGATCGGGAAGTCATACGCTGCAAAACCTGCGGTCTCGTGCAGTACCGCACGCGCACCGGCAATTGCCGGAGGTGCGTGCGGGCGCTCCCTCAGCGCCTGGAGTTCCTGATACCTCCGCCAGCTCCGCTGGAAGAGGCAGGTGCCGAGCCCGCACAGGAGAAGTTGGTCAACCAGGAGACGGTCGAGAACATTGGCCAGCGCATCCGGCAGTTGCGCGAGTCGCGCGGGATGACGCAAAGCCAGTTGCAGTCACGCTCGAAAGTTTCCCGGTCGTACCTCTCGCGCATCGAGAGCGGGCAGATGACGCCGAGTCTCGGGACGCTGGAGAAAATCTCCGAAGCGCTAGGCGTGGGCCTCAACCGCTTCTTCATCCCGGAATCGGATGGAGAGGCGCTGCTGGAAGATCCCTTCATCCAGGGGTTGCGGCCGTTTCTGCGGCAGCTGGATTGGGAGCAGTGGCAATCGATCCTGAAGCGCCTGCAAGCGATCAGCGACCATGTTTCCGGAGGGCCGATCACACTCCGCCCTATCGGTAACCCGGCGCGGCTGACGCCGGCGGTGCCGGGCCATGGCCAGTTCGGCCACGCAAACAACGGGAACGGCCATATGAGTGGCCACCTGAACGATCAGACGGCGCACCTGCAGAATTCGGCGCAGGGTGGTTATCTGCGCCGGCCGGGCGCTCCGGTTTATCAGCGGCCGCTCGCGCGGTAG
- a CDS encoding shikimate kinase has protein sequence MPMQPSPPRGPAARPSVLCLAGFMGCGKSTVGALLARQLAWRFADLDERIEQAAGLCIPEFFERHGEPAFRQLEHEQLQAVLGRAIERAEPTVLALGGGTYAHSANFELLRNAGVPVIWLECPVEILLARCMTMTGRPLFRDEASFRALYAQRLPSYQQADYRVDSSGSPAAVVARILQLGIVTPGDTAHLLGEKRPS, from the coding sequence ATGCCCATGCAACCTTCGCCCCCGCGCGGCCCCGCCGCACGCCCCTCCGTGCTTTGCCTGGCCGGCTTTATGGGCTGCGGCAAATCCACCGTCGGCGCGCTCCTCGCCCGCCAGCTGGCCTGGCGCTTTGCCGACCTCGATGAACGCATCGAGCAGGCCGCCGGCCTGTGCATCCCCGAATTTTTCGAACGCCACGGCGAGCCGGCCTTCCGCCAGCTCGAGCACGAACAGCTGCAGGCCGTCCTGGGCCGCGCCATCGAGCGCGCCGAACCCACCGTCCTGGCCCTGGGTGGCGGCACCTACGCCCATTCCGCCAATTTCGAATTGCTGCGTAACGCCGGCGTCCCCGTCATCTGGCTCGAATGTCCCGTCGAAATTCTCCTGGCCCGCTGCATGACCATGACCGGCCGCCCGTTGTTCCGCGACGAAGCCAGTTTCCGCGCTCTCTACGCGCAACGCCTGCCCTCCTATCAGCAGGCCGACTATCGCGTGGACAGCTCCGGGAGTCCGGCGGCCGTCGTCGCCCGCATTCTGCAGCTGGGTATCGTCACCCCGGGCGACACGGCGCATCTGCTCGGCGAGAAACGCCCGTCGTAG